Proteins from a genomic interval of Neodiprion lecontei isolate iyNeoLeco1 chromosome 2, iyNeoLeco1.1, whole genome shotgun sequence:
- the LOC107217793 gene encoding sphingosine 1-phosphate receptor 1 isoform X2: MWERPNDTSDQAEPTSEEHNIELFCSELGNFRFSGWITAIGISTIPTYWNCFDNAGAICEMDTILPRYYTVAVLTPMLFLTWIAMFIIYWRIWREASTHARRLRGNTLYNDSASDWKSVQVVLLVLGCFSVCWLPYLIVACTRAYEWQNKASPTLYKATFSLAMANSGMNPIIYAWKNANFRKAFNKLLHFESPNCNEFNSSLKNYLSKQKELRKKELGGVDPAIQAVENHGIKTICGNYSFEMEETATMTTV; encoded by the exons ATGTGGGAACGTCCTAACGATACTAGCGATCAGGCTGAGCCGACGTCTGAGGAACATAACATCGAACTATTTTGTTCTGAGCTTGGCAATTTCCGATTTTCTG GTTGGATAACAGCGATTGGTATTTCAACCATACCAACATACTGGAATTGCTTTGACAACGCCGGTGCAATTTGCGAGATGGACACTATCCTACCCAG atattacaCGGTTGCTGTACTGACACCAATGCTCTTCCTTACGTGGATTGCAATGTTCATAATATACTGGCGGATTTGGAGGGAGGCTAGCACTCATGCTCGAAGATTAAGAGGCAACACTTTGTACAACGACTCAGCGAGCGATTGGAAGAGCGTCCAG gTAGTTTTGCTCGTCCTGGGATGTTTTTCAGTATGTTGGCTACCATACCTGATAGTGGCCTGTACGCGGGCTTATGAGTGGCAGAACAAAGCATCGCCAACATTGTACAAAGCAACGTTTTCTCTAGCAATGGCGAACAGTGGGATGAATCCGATTATTTATGCATGgaaaaatgcaaattttcGAAAGGCATTCAACAAGTTGTTACATTTTGAATCACCAAACTGCAACGAGTTTAATTCAAGCTTGAAGAACTACTTGAGTAAACAGAAGGAACTTAGGAAGAAGGAATTAGGCGGTGTCGATCCTGCAATTCAGGCTGTGGAAAACCACGGAATTAAAACAATATGTGGCAATTACTCTTTCGAAATGGAAGAAACGGCAACAATGACAACTGTATAA
- the LOC107217793 gene encoding D(2)-like dopamine receptor isoform X1 yields MSFSSHMVWSIIDGLLFVMIICGNVLTILAIRLSRRLRNITSNYFVLSLAISDFLVGLSLPYHLAFYVLDHLSHVKVACIARFVFITLACSASIYNLIAIAVDRYISIVHPMKYTRYMTRRVVYTIITIGWITAIGISTIPTYWNCFDNAGAICEMDTILPRYYTVAVLTPMLFLTWIAMFIIYWRIWREASTHARRLRGNTLYNDSASDWKSVQVVLLVLGCFSVCWLPYLIVACTRAYEWQNKASPTLYKATFSLAMANSGMNPIIYAWKNANFRKAFNKLLHFESPNCNEFNSSLKNYLSKQKELRKKELGGVDPAIQAVENHGIKTICGNYSFEMEETATMTTV; encoded by the exons ATGTCATTCAGTAGCCACATGGTCTGGTCAATAATAGATGGTTTGCTCTTCGTGATGATAATATGTGGGAACGTCCTAACGATACTAGCGATCAGGCTGAGCCGACGTCTGAGGAACATAACATCGAACTATTTTGTTCTGAGCTTGGCAATTTCCGATTTTCTGGTAGGTCTATCGCTGCCTTACCACCTCGCATTTTACGTTCTAGACCATTTGAGCCATGTGAAAGTCGCCTGCATCGCAAGATTTGTTTTCATAACCCTCGCATGTTCCGCGAGCATATACAACTTGATCGCTATTGCGGTAGACAGATACATATCAATCGTCCACCCCATGAAGTACACGAGATACATGACGAGGCGGGTGGTTTACACAATCATAACTATAGGTTGGATAACAGCGATTGGTATTTCAACCATACCAACATACTGGAATTGCTTTGACAACGCCGGTGCAATTTGCGAGATGGACACTATCCTACCCAG atattacaCGGTTGCTGTACTGACACCAATGCTCTTCCTTACGTGGATTGCAATGTTCATAATATACTGGCGGATTTGGAGGGAGGCTAGCACTCATGCTCGAAGATTAAGAGGCAACACTTTGTACAACGACTCAGCGAGCGATTGGAAGAGCGTCCAG gTAGTTTTGCTCGTCCTGGGATGTTTTTCAGTATGTTGGCTACCATACCTGATAGTGGCCTGTACGCGGGCTTATGAGTGGCAGAACAAAGCATCGCCAACATTGTACAAAGCAACGTTTTCTCTAGCAATGGCGAACAGTGGGATGAATCCGATTATTTATGCATGgaaaaatgcaaattttcGAAAGGCATTCAACAAGTTGTTACATTTTGAATCACCAAACTGCAACGAGTTTAATTCAAGCTTGAAGAACTACTTGAGTAAACAGAAGGAACTTAGGAAGAAGGAATTAGGCGGTGTCGATCCTGCAATTCAGGCTGTGGAAAACCACGGAATTAAAACAATATGTGGCAATTACTCTTTCGAAATGGAAGAAACGGCAACAATGACAACTGTATAA